The bacterium DNA window TCGAGGAGACATTTACAATTCTTTCAGCGCCAATAATTCATATATCTTGACGGCATTTTGTTTTCCTTTGACAGTTTCTTTCCCTAATTCCTTCACTTTTACTTTATCTTTTACCTGTTGATAGGTGAATTCACTGATAATAATATTGGTGTGAAATTTTTTATTTATACCTTCTAACCTTGCCCCCAAATTAACATTATCTCCAATAATGGTATAATCTTTTTTCAACTCAGAACCCATATTCCCAACAACCATTTTACCCGTATTAATTCCAATGCCGATATTAAAAGTAGGCTGGCCTTTTTTAATCCGTTCTTCATTAAGTTTATGAAGCTCATTCATCATATCTATAGCGGTGCGACAGGCTCTTTCTGCATGGTCGATTTGCCCTTCTAACGGTGCACCATAAAAAGCCATAATTTCATCTCCAACATATTTGTCGAGTGTTCCATCATATTTAAAGACAATTTCTGTCATCCGCTGAAGGTATTCATTCAGGAGAAAGACGACATCCTTTGGCGGAAGGCTTTCTGATAAGGTGGTAAAATCGCGAATGTCTGAAAATAAAACGGTTAATTCCTTTTCTTCTCCCCAAAGTTTTAATTTCTCCGGGTCCTTAATAATCTCTTCAACGACCGTGGCATTGACAAAGTGCTGAAAAGCCTCTTTTATTCTTTTTCGTAGATTCTCCACAATAATATATTGAGATATTAAAATAATAAAATAGCTCATAACAATAATTAGACCAGGTCGAAATATCTCTATCCAGATACAGTGTAAATTAAATAGATATATCGCCCCTAATAAATAAAGAATGAGTATTTCTAATGTAAAAATTGCTCCCCAAAATGGTTTTAATTTTGGTATGACCAGACCGATAAGAACCGATAGAAAAATCATAATAATTAGATTTACCGCAAAAGACGGAACTTGCAAGAAAGAACGGCTTAAGATATTATCAATAATATTGGCATGAATTTCAACACCAGGATAAATAGAAGAAAAAGGTGTTACCCGCAGGTCCATTAACCCAGCCGCCGTAGAACCAATTAAAATTATCTTATCCTTAAAAACCTCTGGCTCTATAATTGGCTTCATCCCTTCCTCTATTAAACAATGAGAGGCAAAAAGAAGATAATATGAATAGTATTTATATGTCTTTATCCCCCCTTTATAATTTATAAACATTGTTCCATCTTCATTGATTGGAATTTTAACCTTTTTATCTAAATAAATCCCATCCCCTGGAACAAGTTTAATCTTTTGGACATCAAGCAAATTCATTGTTACCGCTAAAGATAAAGATGGATAAAACCGCTTATTAAAATTAATTAAGGTATATGCCCTCCGAACGGGACCATCCTCGTCAGGAATCATATTTATATGCCCAACACCTTTGACCGCTTTACAAAGTAAAGGTAGTGGTGGTGTCACACCATCAAATCTTTTAATTGCCTTAAAATCAGGGTTAAATTCAAGTGGCACCGCAAATTTATTTATCCAATCACAAGAGACATAATCAACTTCTCCTTCATCTGCTTTGGATTGAAATATATCTGCAAGATAAACATTTTCTGTTTCTCGGGCGCTTTCAGCTAATATCCTATCATAGTCCTGATAGAATGAATTTATTATCTCCTTTATTCTATTTGCTTTATTGGTCTGGATTAACTCATCTATTTCCATAATTGCCTGGTTTACATCTTCTTTTTCAACCATAGACTTACTTGTTTCTGTAAAAAGGACATCAAAGACAACTGCCTTTGCCTGGCTTAAATATTTAATTAATCCGCTATGCACCTCTCTGGTCCATGGCCATCTTCCATACAAATCCTCCATTTGCCTGATACTTTCCTCATCAATATCAATAATCACAATATCACTTCTTGCCTCTTTCGGGTCGGATAAGAGCCTGAAGCGATAATCCAGGGTTTTTCTTTCAAAGGTATTAAAAATGTCTTCAAAAGGCAATGAGATAAACAGAATAAGTCCTAAAACAACCAGAGATAACCCCACTCCTAAAAGGTATTTATACCGTTTCCATAATTTATAAAATAATCTTTGCATTAATACCTCCCTTTAGAAAACGTAACCGTTCAGGATATAGCCACAGAGCCACAGAGAACACAGAGGGAATATATAATCATGAATGAATCCCGTTAGATGTTTTACTATCTAACGAGATGAATCCGAATCTCTCTGAACAACAAAAAGATTTGTAGTGCGAGGTGTTAGCCTTGCTTCTGGCAAGCCAGAAGGTGAACCTAAAGGTTCACACTACATTTATGGGATATCACAGATTAATTCGTCTCCTTAAGTGACTAATTCTTTAATTCTCTGTGAACTCTGTGCCTCTGTGGCTGAACGCTTACTAGTGTGGTGTTGAGTAAGTTTTGCACGGAGTATCATCAGGTTTCGTAACCTGCAAACGGATAATTGGTAACTGGTAACTGGTAATTGGTTAAATAGTTTCGTCCTGAGCTCAGCCGAACGGTATTTAATTACCAGTTACCAATCACCAGTTACCAGAATCAAATTCCGTGCGTTATTTGTTCAACACGACACTCGAAAACAATCTCCCGCTCCTTAAACCTACTGTCTATTTTTACCATAAATTTAATTTTTTGTCAAGTAGCTGGTGAGTAGTGGGTAACTTTTTATGAATTTATCCTTGACAAAGGGATAAAAATAATATATTATATATAGGTGTTGAAGGTTTAAGATGATAAAACGGCTATTTGATGTCATTATATCTTTAACCGGGATTGGATGGTATTGGGGTTAGACCGTGAATGTTGAATGTAAAAGGGAGTTGCTTTCTACACTCAAGAGGCTGTTGACAAGAAAAAGTATAGTCCCTTTGATGAGGAAGAAGTTTTAATGTATGTATAACTCTATTAAAATAAAGCACTTGAGAGGTTACACTTAAATTTACATGGATTTATTCACACATTCATCT harbors:
- a CDS encoding adenylate/guanylate cyclase domain-containing protein codes for the protein MQRLFYKLWKRYKYLLGVGLSLVVLGLILFISLPFEDIFNTFERKTLDYRFRLLSDPKEARSDIVIIDIDEESIRQMEDLYGRWPWTREVHSGLIKYLSQAKAVVFDVLFTETSKSMVEKEDVNQAIMEIDELIQTNKANRIKEIINSFYQDYDRILAESARETENVYLADIFQSKADEGEVDYVSCDWINKFAVPLEFNPDFKAIKRFDGVTPPLPLLCKAVKGVGHINMIPDEDGPVRRAYTLINFNKRFYPSLSLAVTMNLLDVQKIKLVPGDGIYLDKKVKIPINEDGTMFINYKGGIKTYKYYSYYLLFASHCLIEEGMKPIIEPEVFKDKIILIGSTAAGLMDLRVTPFSSIYPGVEIHANIIDNILSRSFLQVPSFAVNLIIMIFLSVLIGLVIPKLKPFWGAIFTLEILILYLLGAIYLFNLHCIWIEIFRPGLIIVMSYFIILISQYIIVENLRKRIKEAFQHFVNATVVEEIIKDPEKLKLWGEEKELTVLFSDIRDFTTLSESLPPKDVVFLLNEYLQRMTEIVFKYDGTLDKYVGDEIMAFYGAPLEGQIDHAERACRTAIDMMNELHKLNEERIKKGQPTFNIGIGINTGKMVVGNMGSELKKDYTIIGDNVNLGARLEGINKKFHTNIIISEFTYQQVKDKVKVKELGKETVKGKQNAVKIYELLALKEL